A window of the Artemia franciscana chromosome 3, ASM3288406v1, whole genome shotgun sequence genome harbors these coding sequences:
- the LOC136025444 gene encoding ankyrin repeat and SOCS box protein 8-like: MERSLFCPICLNELKDPLRTLKYKHVFCGYCIKKWLQVKASCPMDRNAVVIKDLSPLYSYGDERPTSPIIENLLECNGIYFHPNRIWNMLHMGFSCGKPAKCTALHVAARNGNSEICQLLVSKGATVDALDSENRTALHFAAFKGNFEICQLLVSKGATVDALDSKNRTVLHFAAFNGNVEICQLLLSKGATVDALDFENWTALQIAASEGYLEICQLLVFKRCHCRCLRLEK; encoded by the coding sequence ATGGAAAGGAGTCTCTTTTGTCCGATTTGTTTAAATGAACTGAAGGATCCTCTTCGGACTTTAAAATATAAGCATGTATTTTGTGGCTATTGCATTAAGAAATGGCTACAAGTAAAAGCCTCGTGTCCAATGGATCGAAATGCTGTAGTTATCAAAGATTTGTCGCCTCTATATTCATATGGTGACGAGAGACCAACATCACCAATTATTGAAAATCTCTTAGAATGCAACGGAATTTATTTTCACCCCAATAGAATTTGGAATATGTTACACATGGGCTTCTCCTGTGGAAAACCAGCAAAATGTACCGCCTTACATGTTGCTGCTAGAAATGGCAATTCggagatttgtcaactactagtttcaaaaggtGCCACTGTAGATGCCTTAGACTCGGAAAATAGGACAGCCTTACATTTTGCTGCTTTCAAAGGCAATTTCGAGATTTGccaactactagtttcaaaaggtGCCACTGTAGATGCCTTAGACTCGAAAAACAGGACAGTCTTACATTTTGCTGCTTTCAATGGCAATGTGGAGATTTGTCAATTACTACTTTCAAAAGGTGCCACTGTAGATGCCTTAGACTTTGAAAACTGGACAGCCTTACAAATTGCTGCTTCGGAAGGCTatttggagatttgtcaactactagtttTCAAAAGATGCCACTGTAGATGCCTTAGACTCGAAAAATAG
- the LOC136025445 gene encoding ankyrin repeat, PH and SEC7 domain containing protein secG-like, whose protein sequence is MERSLFCPICLNELKDSLRTLKCKYVFCGYCIKKWLLVKASVPMDRNAVVIKDLSPLYSYSDERPTSPIIENLLQCKGIYFHPNRIWNMGFSSGKPAKCSALHVAARKGNLEICQLLNSKGVTVDALDSENTTALHFAAFTGNLEICQLLVSKGATVDALDSKNRTALHFAAFNGNVEICQLLLSKGATVDALDFENWTALQIAASVGYLEICQLLVSKGATVDALDSENRTVLHVAASEGNLEICQLLVSKGVTVDALDLEQ, encoded by the coding sequence ATGGAAAGGAGTCTCTTCTGTCCAATTTGTTTAAATGAACTGAAAGATTCTCTTCGGACTTTAAAATGTAAGTATGTATTTTGTGGCTATTGCATTAAGAAATGGCTACTAGTAAAAGCCTCGGTTCCAATGGATCGAAATGCTGTAGTTATTAAAGATTTGTCGCCTCTATATTCATATAGTGACGAGAGACCAACATCACCAATTATTGAAAATCTCTTACAATGCAAGGGAATTTATTTTCACCCCAATAGAATTTGGAACATGGGCTTCTCCTCTGGAAAACCAGCAAAATGTAGCGCCTTACATGTTGCTGCTAGAAaaggcaatttggagatttgtcaactactaaATTCAAAAGGTGTCACTGTAGATGCCTTAGACTCGGAAAATACGACAGCCTTACATTTTGCTGCTTTCACaggcaatttggagatttgccaactactagtttcaaaaggtGCCACTGTAGATGCCTTAGACTCAAAAAACAGGACAGCCTTACATTTTGCTGCTTTCAATGGCAATGTGGAGATTTGTCAATTACTACTTTCAAAAGGTGCCACTGTAGATGCCTTAGACTTTGAAAACTGGACAGCCTTACAAATTGCTGCTTCGGTAGGCTatttggagatttgtcaactactagtttcaaaaggtGCCACTGTAGATGCCTTAGACTCGGAAAATAGGACAGTCTTACATGTTGCTGCTTCGGaaggcaatttggagatttgtcaactactagtttcaaaaggtGTCACTGTAGATGCCTTAGACTTGGAACAATAG
- the LOC136025446 gene encoding putative ankyrin repeat protein RF_0381 has protein sequence MERSLFCPICLNELKDPLRTLKCKHVFCGYCIKKWLQVKASCPMDRNAVVIKDLSPLYSYNDERPTSPIIENLLECNGIYFHPNRIWNMRFPSGKQAKCTALHVAARQGNLEICQVLVSKGATVDALDSENRTALHFAAVKGNLKICQLLVSKLATVDALDSKNRTALHFAALKGNLELCQLLLSKGATVDALDSENRTALHFAASEGYLEICELLVSKGATINSLNSEKRTALHFAAFKGNLKICQLLVSKLATVDALDSKNRTALHFAALKGNLELCQLLLSKGATVDALDSENRTALHFAAFKGHLEICQLLLSKGATVDALDLENWTALQIAASEGYLEICQLLVSKGAI, from the coding sequence ATGGAAAGGAGTCTCTTTTGTCCGATTTGTCTAAATGAACTGAAGGATCCTCTTCGGACTTTAAAATGTAAGCATGTATTTTGTGGCTATTGCATTAAGAAATGGCTACAAGTAAAAGCCTCATGTCCAATGGATCGAAATGCTGTAGTTATCAAAGATTTGTCGCCTCTATATTCATATAATGACGAGAGACCAACATCACCAATTATTGAAAATCTCTTAGAATGCAACGGAATTTATTTTCACCCCAATAGAATTTGGAACATGCGCTTCCCCTCTGGAAAACAAGCAAAATGTACCGCCTTACATGTTGCTGCTAGACaaggcaatttggagatttgtcaaGTACTAGTTTCAAAAGGTGCCACTGTAGATGCCTTAGACTCGGAAAATAGGACAGCCTTACATTTTGCTGCTGTCAAAGGCAATTTGaagatttgtcaactactagtttcaaaacTTGCCACTGTAGATGCCTTAGACTCGAAAAATAGGACAGCCTTACATTTTGCTGCTTTAAAAGGCAATTTGGAGCTTTGTCAACTACTACTTTCAAAAGGTGCCACTGTAGATGCCTTAGACTCGGAAAATAGGACAGCCTTACATTTTGCTGCTTCGGAAGGCTATTTGGAGATTTGTGAACTACTAGTCTCAAAAGGTGCCACTATAAATTCCTTAAACTCGGAAAAAAGGACAGCCTTACATTTTGCTGCTTTCAAAGGCAATTTGaagatttgtcaactactagtttcaaaacTTGCCACTGTAGATGCCTTAGACTCGAAAAATAGGACAGCCTTACATTTTGCTGCTTTAAAAGGCAATTTGGAGCTTTGTCAACTACTACTTTCAAAAGGTGCCACTGTAGATGCCTTAGACTCGGAAAATAGGACAGCATTGCATTTTGCTGCTTTCAAAGGCCatttggagatttgtcaactactaCTTTCAAAAGGTGCCACTGTAGATGCCTTAGACTTGGAAAACTGGACAGCCTTACAAATTGCTGCTTCGGAAGGCTatttggagatttgtcaactactagtttcaaaaggtGCAATTTAA